The segment CCCAGGGCCAGCAGATCAGGCTGAGCGGACAGGGCCAACCCGGAGTCGGTGGCGGTGCCCGCGGGGATCTTTACCTGGAGATCAACATCGCGCCGCACAAGCAGTACCGGCTGGAAGGGCGGGATATCCACCTGGATCTGCCCGTGACGCCCTGGGAGGCGGCGCTGGGCTGCAAGCTGCAGGTGCCCACCCTGGGCGGCTGGATCGACATGACCGTGCCCGCTGGCGCGCAGAACGGGAAACGGTTCCGACTCAAGGGTCGCGGGCTACCGGGCAAACCGCCCGGCGATCAGTACGTGACCCTGCAACTGATGACGCCTCCGGCGGACACCGAAAAGGCGAAAGCCCTGTACCGGCGGATGCGGGACGAGATGCCGCTGAACCCCAGGGAGAGCCTGCGGGTGTAGGCAGTAGAAGACTGGCAACTGACGTGGAGATACCGCGATGAAGCACGGGCCCTTGCTCTGGGTCTTTACCGTAGCACTCTGCACCGCCCTCGCCGCACCTGCGCAGGCAAGCCTACCACTGGAAGTGGACGACGGGCCGCTGCCATCCCTGGCTCCTATGCTGGAGCGCACCACCCCCGCGGTGGTGAATATCGCTACCCGGGGGCGTGAAACCGTGCGCAGCAGTCCCTTGATGGACGACCCATTCTTCCGGCGTTTTTTCGATATGCCGCAACAACCACGGGAACGCCGCACCCAGAGCCTGGGTTCCGGCGTGATCGTCGATGCGGAAGCCGGATTCATCCTCACCAACCACCACGTGATCCAGAACGCCGAGCAGATCACCGTGACGCTTGCCGACGGCCGGGAGTTGAGCGCCGAGCGCATCGGTAGCGACCGGGACACGGATCTGGCCATCATCCGCATCACCGCCGACGACCTCCGGGCTTTGCCACTGGCGGACTCCGACCAGCTTCGCGTGGGCGATTTCGTGATCGCTATCGGTAACCCGTTCGGTCTCGGCCAGACGGTCACGTCGGGGATCGTCAGCGCCCTGGGGCGCTCCGGCCTGCCCATGGATGGCTACCAGGACTACATCCAGACCGATGCGTCGATCAATCCCGGCAATTCCGGTGGCGCCCTGGTCAACCTCCGCGGCGAACTGGTCGGTATCAACACCGCAATCCTGAGCCCCGCTGGCGGCAACATCGGCATCGGTTTCGCCATTCCCATGAACATGGCCCAGGCGATCATGGAGCAGTTGATCGCCCACGGCGAAGTGAGCCGCGGCCGGCTGGGCGTCAGCGTGCAGGACCTGACCACGGAGTTGGCGGAAGCGTTCGGGCTAGCCGCGCGCAGCGGCGTCGTGGTCACCCAGGTGTTCCCGGGGTCGGCGGCCGAGGCGGCCGGCCTTGAGAGCGGCGACATTGTTGCCGCCATCAACGGCCGTCCCGTCCGCCAGGCCAGCGAGCTGCGCAATGCGGTGGGCCTGCTGCGGGTGGGCGACGAGGTCAGGCTGGAGGTGATCCGCAACGGCGAGCGGCAGACCCTGTCCGCGGTGCTCACCAGCCCGGAACTGGAAACCCTGAGCGGTGCGGCCCTGACACCCCGGCTTGCAGGCGTCACCTTTACTATGGCGGACGTGGAAACACGACAGGGCCGGGAGAACCGGGTGCAAGTACAAACCGTCGAGCCGGGAAGCCGTGCCGAGGGCTCCGGCCTGCGGGTGGGTGACGTGGTGCTTTCGGTGAATAGGCGCCCGGTGCGGGATCTGACCGACCTTCAGGCCGCAGTTCCCGCCAACGGTGAATTGTTGCTGCATCTGCAACGCGGCAGTGGGGCACTGTTCCTGGCGTTGCGCTGAGCAGCGCCAGGCGGGGCAGATAACGCATCCGGCCTGCGCCTGATCAGCGCAGCCGGTACTCCACCGGCAGCCGGATGTCCTCGAGACGCCGATCGGGGGCATCCGGTAGCGGCGACAGCCTCTCCAGCAGCGCGATCACGGCGTCATCCAGCAGGCCATGGCCCGAGGACTGTTCGATCTCGATGGCCGAGATGGCGCCATCGGTGTCCACGGTGAAGCGGACGATGACTGTCCCCTCCTGGCGGCGGCGCTCCGCCTGTCGGGGGTATTCCCGATAGCGCTGTAGATAGCCGCCGAGCCAGCTCAGATAGTTCTCCTCGGCTTCAGGATCACCAGCGATGGCTTCCTCGGCGCTGGGCTCCTCGTCGGCCAGTTCCGGGGCATCCTCCAGTCCGAGCACGTCCTCGGACGGTGGGGCCGGCTCTGGCTCTGGCTCTGGCTCTGGCTCTGGCTCTGGCTCTGGCTCTGGCTCTGGCTCTGGCTCCGGCTCTGGCTCCGGCTCCGGCTCCGGTTCTGGCTCCGGTTCTGGCTCCGGTTCTGGCTCCGGCTCCGGCTCTGGCTCTGGCTCCGGCTCCGGCTCCGGCTCCGGCTCTGGCTCCGGCTCTGGCTGGACTTCACCCTCCGGCGAGCCCCGGGTTGCCGTCAGCTGGATCTCGACGCCCGCCGGCACGATCAGCTCCGGATCCGCCGAGGGCTCGCGCCAGGCACCCAGCACCACCAGATGCACCATGATGGCAATGGCCAGCACCACAAGCCAATGTCGCAGTCCCAGCTCGGACATCAGGACTCCGCCGGATTGGTCAACAGCACGAGGCGCTCCAGGCCCACGTCCCGCAGCAGATCCATCAGATCGAGCACGGCCTCCGCGGATACGTCGGCATCGGCCTTGAGCTTGATGGGCGGCGGTTCCGCTCCAGCCAGTCGCTCCTGCAGTCGCATGGTCAGATCTTCTGCGGCCAGTTCTTCACCTTCGAAAGCCAGGCGGCCGTCGGCGGCCAGCAGTATCATGCCGTCCTCGGTCCGCTCGGCCTCGCGACCGTCCCGGGTTTCCGGAGGCTCGACATCAAACGGGTCGGTGGCGGTGAGGGCACCGGCCAGCATGAAGAAGATCAGCAGCAGAAAGACGATATTGATCAGGGGAATGACGTTTTCACCCTGCTCACGGCGGGGCGGATCCGGGAAATGCATTACTCGCCTCCCCGCTGCAGCGAGAGGTTGGTACCACCTGCAGCCGTGGCCGAATCCACCACCCACATGATGTCGCGCAAGGGCACGCCCGGTTCAGGTCGCAGCACCATGGGCCGCTCGCTGTCCGCCGCCAGTGCCTGGCTTATCAGCACATCAAGCCCCGCGCGATCCGTCACCTCACCGTCAAACACAATCTCGCCACTATCAGTCAGGCGAATGACGATGAGTTCGGACTCCGCTTCCGCGGCTGCATCACCGAGCGGAGGAATCGCGAGACTGGCGGAACGCCAGTCGAGAAAACTCGAGGCCAGCATGAAAAACACCAGCAGGATGAACACCACATCGATCAATGGGGTCAGGCTGACGATGCTGCGCTTTCGTCTGGGTGCCCACTCAATGCGCATCGCCGGCACGCCTCGCGGCAAGCTCGGCAGCTGGGGCCGCGCTGCTGAGCCGTTGGGGCTCAGGATCCGCCGACTGCGTGAACACGCGGGTCACGGAATCTTCCATGGCGTGTCTGAAACGCTCGACCCGGCGCTCAAGCCAGTTCAGCGCGAACACTGCGGGGATCGCCACGGCAAGACCGACAGCTGTGGTGAGCAGGGCCTCCCAGATACCGCCGGAGAGCAGGGCCGGGTCGACCCGGCTGCCAGCCGCCTCGAGTTGCCGGAAGGCCTCGATCATCCCCAGCACCGTGCCCAACAGCCCGAGCAACGGGCTGAGCGCCCCAATCACCTCGAGACTGCGCAGTTGCGAACGCAGGCTTTCCAGATACCGGGCACCAACCCGCCCGACCTCTTCCCGGACCAGCGCATCGTGCTCCGGGCGTCGCTGGCGCTCGGCTATCGCCGTCGCCATGACACGGGCGATGGGGTTGCGCTCGTCGGCGAGCAGCGCGGCGGCTTCGTCGGCGCGGCCTGCGGCGAGGCGCTCGATGACGCCATCGACAAAGCCCGTCCGGTGTAATCGCAGCGCCTGGAACTGCCAGCTCTTGATCAGCACGATGGCAAGCGCGACCACGGACATGGCAAGCAGAATCATCACCACCGGCCCGCCCAACTCGGTGAGCACTGACAACCGTTGAAGGAATTCGCTGCCGTCCATAGACCAACCTCTGCCAGGAGATTTCAGAATTGCGAGATACTATTGCGATTGAGAACTATTTGCAAAGAGACCCGGATTGTCAGCCTCTTCCACAGAATCCGGCGCAAATCTTAAACTCCGGGCCTGGAACGCTTATCATAGTTGCCCAATCGCCCGAAGCGTGAGCAGCGTGCGGAAACGGACAGCGGAGACCCTGATGCGAGAAATGAACCTGGAGCAAGCCCGCTTCAACATGGTGGAACAGCAGGTACGCCCCTGGGACGTGCTGGATCCGCGGGCACTGGACGTCATGGACCGCGTGCTCCGCGAACATTTCGTCGACCCGAAACACCGTAATCTCGCCTACTCCGATCTCAACCTGCCCCTGGCCCACGGTCAGGTCATGCTCTCGCCGCGCCAGGAGGGCCGCATCCTGCAGGCGGTGGCACCGCAGGAGACCGAGCAGGTACTGGAGATCGGCACTGGCAGCGGCTATCTCACCGCCTGTCTTGCCACCCTGGCCCGCCATGTCACCACGGTGGATATTCACCCTGAGTTCCATGAGCTGGCCGGCACCCGACTCGAGAAAGAGGGCCTTCGAAACGTCACTTTCGTGGATGGCGATGCCGCCCGCGGCTGGGATGACGGCAAGCGCTACGACGCCATCGCCGTGACCGGCTCGCTACCCGAGTTGCACCAGGGCTTTCACCGGGCCCTGACCATCGGTGGACGCCTCTTCGTGATTGTAGGCGACGGCCCGATCATGGAAGCGTTGTTGATCATCCGCGTGGCCGAGGATCAATGGGCCGTGGATAGCCTGGTAGATACCCACATCCCGGCACTGATCAACGCCCACCGCACTCGCCACTTCGAATTCTAGGGAAACACTGATGGCTCTCGCCCGAACCGACGCCACACAGCTACGTAGCCGACTCGACCGTGATGAATCCCTGTTCCTGCTGGACGTCCGCGAGGACTGGGAATTCAACCTGGGACATATCCCGGGCTCGGTGCATATTCCCATGGGGCAGATCACGGGGCGCACCGACGACATCCCCCAGGACCGGCCCATAGTCTGCATCTGCCATCACGGCATGCGCAGCGAGCAGGTGGCCCACTATCTGTTACAGCAGGGTTGGGAGACGGTGGAGAACCTGCAGGGCGGGGTCGACGCCTGGTCGCTGGAAGTCGACCCGTCGGTGCCCCGCTACTAGCGCCGTCCTAGCGCGACGACTCCAGCAAGGCCTTGACCTCGTCGATGACGAAGCCGGTTGCCCCGCGGTTCGCTTCCACCATCCCACGTCCAGCGCGCCCCATGTCGGCCCGCCGATCCGGGTTCTCCAGCAATTCGATCACCGCATCGGCCAGCAGGTTGGCGTCCGCCACCTGATCGCAGGCACCGGCCTCCACCAGTTGCCGGGTGATGTCGGCAAAGTTGTAGGTGTGGAGGCCAACCAGCACCGGCAGGCCAAGCGCGGCGGGCTCCAGCAGGTTATGCGCCCCCATGGGCACGAGACTGCCACCGACGAAGGCGATGTCGGAGGCGGCGTAGAGCAACGGCAACTCGCCCATGGTGTCTCCCAGGTACACCTGCACATGGGCCGGGCAGACGCCACCCTCGGAACGTCGCGCCAGGTTGAAACCGGCCTCCTGGACCAGATCGGCCACTCCATCGAAGCGGTCGGGATGACGGGGCACCAGTATCAGCAGGGTTTCCGGCAACGTCTTCAGAACCAGCGCATGGGCCGCCAGAACCTGCTCCTCTTCACCCTCACGGGTACTGGCGGCGATCCAGGTCGGGCGGTTGGCCCCCAGTTGCTGGCGCAACACCTCGCCCTGCTCTCGTGTGCTCGCCGGCACCGACTGATCGAACTTCAGGCTGCCGGCCACCACCAGGCGCTCATCCGGGGCACCGAGTTCCAGCAGGCGTCGGGCATCATCCCGACTCTGCGCAGCGATGCGTGTCGGACATTGCAGCACCGGTTCCATCAACCGCCGGACCCGGGAATAGCCCGCCGCCGTCGATGCCGAGAGTCGTGCATTGACCAGCAGCAGGGGAATGCGACGACGGTGGATACCGTGGAACAGGTTCGGCCATAGTTCCATTTCCACGATGATGGCAAGGCGTGGCTGCAGGCGATTGAGGAACGCGGCAACAGCGTGGGGCAGGTCGAACGGCACATAGCAATGGTGGACGCTGTCACCGAACTGTCGATCCAGTTGCAGCGCCCCGGTCGGCGTCTGGGTCGTCACTACCAGGGGAATGCCGGGATAGCGATGACGAAGCTCCCGCAGGAACGGTCCGGCAGCCTGCACTTCACCGACAGATGCGGCATGGACCCAGATGCTGCCCCTTGGCACACGGGCCGGAACATGCCCGAAGAAGCGTTCCGACCACCGCTTGCGATACAGCGGCTGGCGCCGACCGCGCCACAGCAGGTACAAGGGCATCCACGGAACCAGCAGATACAGCAAGACGGTATAGGCGAACCGCATCACGGCGAGATCCGCTCCTGCAGCCGCTCGGCCCCTGGAGTGGCCATGAGCGCATCGAGGCGACCGGTCACGTCGGCAACGGTGATCAGGTCCATGGCATCGGCACGACGAACACGCCGCCCCCAGGCAACTTGGTCCACGCTCTTGCCCCAATGCGCCTTTACCGCGTCGGGATAGCGATTCACCACCCAGCGGCGACCGAGATAGGGTCCCGTCCGATCCGGATTGGACGTCGCATACAAGCCGATCACGGGTGTGCCCGCCGCCACTGCCATATGAGCCGGCCCGGAGTCCGGCGAGACCACGACCTCGGCGCGCCCCAGTATTGCCAGCAGTTCCTTGAGCGTGGTTCTACCGACCAGGTTCTCCACTGGCACGCCAGCCTCCCGGGCAATACTCTCACCGTAGCGGCGCTCTTCCGCCGTCGGCCCGCCGGTGATGATCACCTGCAGCCCATGCCGGTTGTGGGCGTGGCGCACCAGTTCCACATAGGACGCGATTGACCAGTTTCGGAAGTTGGCCACCCGCTGCGAGCTGCACGGGCTGATCACCATTGTCGGCTGATCCGGCGGAACGAGGTCATCGGCCCGCTGGCGGGCCGCCTCGGGAACCGGGATATCCCAGCGCAGCACCCGCTCGGTCACGCCGAGCGCGTTGATGAAATCGAAAAACCCGTCCATCACGTGGGCCCGTGGATGGGGGGCAATCCGACGGTTGACGAACAGGCCATGGAAGTCTCGGCTGCGCTGGCTGTCGAAACCAATGCGCTGATCGGCCCGGACCACCCGGGACAGCCACCCGGCACGCAGTGCAACCTGCATCAGCAACAGGGCATCGAAGCGGCGCTGGGACAGCGCCTCGGCCACGGCACGGCGCCCGGCGGCGCCAGCACGCTTATCGAAAGTGATAAACTCCACCCCGTCCAGATCGCCCAGCAGTACGGATTCGGTGCGCCCGATAATCCAGGTGATGTGCGTCTCGGGCCAGGCCTGCTGCAGGCTTCTGATCACCGGGACCATGTGGCAACAGTCACCGATCGCTGATAAACGAAGCAGGCAGAGCCTGTTCGGTGGTTTTCTGAAGGGCAATACGGCTTGATGCGCCATAGCGAAATTCACCAAAACGGTTGCCACTGGCAACTGCACGACCCGACCATCCTCGAGCAACTGCCCGAGTGGCTGTTCGATCCGGACGCCCTCGCCACCCGCAATATGCTCACCGGGGAGAGCAGCGGTCGACGCAGCGCCTGGTTTCTGCGCTTCGGGGACCGCAACATGGTACTACGCCACTACTGGCGGGGCGGCATGGTGGCTCGAATCAGCGCGGATGTCTATGTCTGGACAGGGCTGGAGCGAACCCGGCCATGGCGCGAGTGGCATCTGCTGGCGCAGATGCGAGCCGCCGGGCTGCCGGTTCCGGTGCCAGTCGCAGCCCGGGTGAGTCGACAGGGGCCAGGCTACCGGGGCGATCTCCTCACCCTTGCCATCCCCGGCGCCGAACCGTTGGACACGGTGATTCATGCCGGTGCGGACAATGTGGCCTTATGGGGCAGCATCGGCAAAACCATCCGCCGTTTCCACATCGCCGGCTTCCGCCATGCGGACCTGAACGTGCGCAACATACTCGTGGACGCGGAGCGCCGCATCTGGCTGATCGACTGGGATCGTGGCACGCACCGCACCGACCATGACTGGGCGCTGGGCAATATCGCCCGGCTGCGGCGCTCATTGCAGAAAGACCCGGCACTCAAGGCCGCCGCCGACCGCCACTGGCAGCGCCTCCTGGCCAGTTACGAGACGCCCCTGTGATCCAGCCACCAGATCCATTGGCCGCGCCTGACAATAACCACGCACCCCGCACCTGCCGTGCCCTGTGGCGGGTGCGTCGGTCAGGGACCGTCAGCGACAGGGACGTCGCTGTCGAGCCTACAGGGACGTATCTACGGCGTGTCCCTGACCGACGCACCCGTCGCAGGGCCCTGACCGCAAGCAGACCCAGCCATGACCAGAGGCCATACGACCGGCCTTCATGACACAGCCACCGGGGCATTTGCATGGCATCACCACGGGTCAGGGAACGCCGCATGCGTGCGCCCCTCCGGGACACGCCGTAAACCCATCCATGGGGGCTCGACAGCGACATCCCTGTCGCTGACGGTCCCGGAGGGGCGCACGCACGCGACGTTTGGGGCCGTTCCGAGGGTGTGCCTTCGATCAGGTGCCCTTGCGGATGCGCTCGATGATGCCGGTGGTGGACACGCCATCCACGAAGTCCAGTACCACGACTTCGCCCCCGGCCGCAGTGACCATGTCGGCACCGACGATATCCTCCGGCCGGTAGTCACCACCCTTGACCAGCACATCCGGGCGCAACAGTTCGATCAGCGCAGCCGGCGTGTCCTCCGAGAACGGCACCACCCAGTCCACGCAGCCCATGGCGGCGAGCACCATCATGCGCTGCTCCACCGGGTTCAACGGGCGCTCGGGGCCCTTTAGGCGGCGCACCGAATCGTCATCGTTGACGGCAACAATCAGGCGGTCTCCAAGGGCGCGGGCCTTTTGCAGATAGGCCACATGCCCGGCGTGCAGGATATCGAAACAGCCATTGGTAAAAACCAGCCGTTCACCCTGGGCGCGCGCGTCACTCGCCAGTAACTCAAGCTCGGCGCGACCTACCGTGCCGTAGCCATCTGCCGTGACGCCATGGAGCGCCCGCCGCAACTCCGCCACCGTCACCGTGGCCGTACCCACCTTGGCCACCACCAGTCCGGCAGCCAGGTTGGCCAGCGCCGTCGCCACCGGCAACTCACTGCCTGCGGACAGAGCCGCCGCGAGCACCGAAATCACCGTGTCACCAGCACCGGTGACGTCGAAGACCTCCCTGGCATGAGCCGGCAAATGCAGGGGTTTGCCAGTGCCGGTGATCAGCAACATGCCACGTTCGCCACGGGTGACCAGGACTGCGCCGAGGTGTAACTCCCGCAGCAGATTGCGACCGCGGGCCTCCAGCGCCGCGTCGTTTTCGCAATGCCCCACCACCGCCTCGAACTCGGCCTGATTCGGGGTGAGCACATCGGCACCGCGATAGCGGCTGAAGTCGCTGCCCTTGGGATCCACCAGCACCCGGCACCCCGCTTCCCGGGCAGCCCGGATCATCCCCGGCGCATCGGCCAGCGTGCCCTTGGCGTAATCCGAGAGCACCACCGTGTTGGCAGCCTGCAGATGCTCGCGGAACAGGCGACCAAACCCTTCACGCTCATCGTCAGAAAAGGGGCGTTCGAAATCCATGCGGATAAGCTGTTGGCGACGACTGAGCACCCGCAACTTGCAGATGGTGGGATGACCGGCAACCTCGCGAAATGCGCAATCGACACCCTGCTCCAGCAACTGACGGCGCAGCATCGATGCCGCCTCGTCGTCGCCGGTAAGGCCCAGCAGATTCACCCGGCCCTGCAAGGCCGCGATGTTCAGCGCCACGTTGGCGGCCCCGCCGGGACGCTCCTCGGTGCCGCCAACGTGCACCACCGGCACCGGCGCTTCCGGTGAAATACGCCCGGTGCTGCCATACCAGTAGCGATCGAGCATCAGATCACCGGCGACCAGCACGCGAGCGGTGGAGAAATCAGGCAAGGTCAACTGCATGCGCAACCCCGGGGCGATAGATTGCCTGAATTCTACCAGTCCCCAGTCGCCACGCGCTCCGGGGATGCGAATTACAGGTCGCTTGCCTACAATGCCACCCATCCCGCAAACCCTGGAACGCATCTTGACCGCTCGACAGACCGCGTACCCAACCAGCCCGGCACATCCCCGCAACTGGGGCCAGTGCGCGACCCTTGCCCTTACCTGGCTGATAGCGCGCCTGCCCTGGCGCTGGGCGGTATCCCTGGGAACCAGCCTGGGGCACCTGGCCTACCATCTGCTGCCCAGCCGACGCGAGATCGCACGCCGTAATCTGGAATTGTGCTTTCCCGAGCTGAGCGCGGCGGAACGGGATGTCCTGGTGCGGGAGAACTTCGGTTATACCGGGCGCGGCATCGCCGAGATTGCCTTGGGCTGGTTCGGCGGTGCCGGAGTCGATGGGATTCCCGTCTCCATCACGGGGCGGGAGCACCTGCAGGCGGCACTCGCCGACGGCCGCCCGGTGATCCTGCTTTCGGGACACTTCACCTCGGTGGAGCTGGCGGCACGGTTTCTCGGCCGGGAGATGCAGGTCGCCGCCATCTACAAGCCGTTGCGCAAGAAACCAGTGCTCGACGCAGCCATGCTGCGGGCACGTCGCCGCAACGTCGCCGAAGCCTATTCCCGGGACGATATCCGCGGCATCGTCCGCTCGCTGAAAAAGGGCGTGCCGGTGTGGTACGCCGGCGATCAGGATTACGGTCGCCGGCATTCGGTGTTCGCACCATTCTTCGGTGTACCAGCCGCCACGATCACGGCGCTATCGCGCCTCGCCCGCATGGGCAACGCCCACGTGGTTCCGCTTTTCTTCAACTGCCGACCCGATGGCGGCGGCTACGAGATCTGCTTTGAGCCCGCGCTGGAGGGTTTCCCCAGCGGTGATGACCTGGCCGATGCCACCCGGATGAACGCCGTGGTGGAGGCCGCCGTCCGCCGTCATCCAGCGCAGTATCTGTGGATCCATCGGCGCTTCAAGCGCCAGCCCGACCGCACCGTCAATCTCTACGAGCGGACGGGACCATGAGCGGCCCGCAGCGGCTCGCGGTTCTGGTTGCCTTCACCGGAGACGGTGGCGTCGAGCGCATGATCTGCAATCTCCTGCAGGGGTTTGTGGATCAGGGGATCGCCGTCGACCTGCTCTTGCTCAAAGCCCGCGGCCGTCACGTCGACGCCATCCCGTCAGGCGTGCGGATTGTCCGGCTCGATGTCCGCACCTCGTTGTTTGCGCTCCCTGCAGTCATGGCATACCTGCGGCGGGAGCGCCCGGCAGCGCTGCTGGCCGCCAAGGATCGGGCTGGCCGGGTTGCCCTCATCGCGCGCCGCCTGACCGGCGTGGACACCCGGGTGTATCTGCGCATGGGCATGCATCTCAGTGGTTCGCTGGCGGGCAAGAGCGCCCTGCGCCGCTGGTCACGCTTTCTGCCGGTGCGCCGGCTGTACCCCTTGGCCGATGGCATCATCACGGTGGCCGACGCCGTGGCGGTCGATCTCGCCAGGATCGGCGGACTACCGGCAGAGCGCTTTCATGTCATCCGCAACCCCAGCGTCACGGGGTCGCTGGCCGAGTCTGCGGAAATGCCCAGCGGTCATCCCTGGCTGGACGAAGAACAGAGCATGCCGGTGCTGCTCGGCGCCGGTCGCCTGCGCCCGCAAAAAGACTTCACCACACTGCTGCATGCCTTTGCCGCCCTCCGGGCACAGCGCCCCTGCCGCCTGATCATCCTGGGTGAGGGCCCGGACCGGGAGACACTGCAACAGCTGGCCAGCAGCCTGGGAGTCACTGATGACGTCGACCTGCCGGGCTTCACCGATAACCCCTACGCCTGGATGGCCCGCAGCCGGGTATTCGTGCTGTCCTCGCGCTACGAGGGTGCTCCCAACGTGCTGGTGGAAGCGCTGTCACTGGGCGTTCCCGTGGTCGCCACGGACTGCCCCAGCGGCCCGGCGGAGATTCTCGACGATGGCCGGGTGGCGCCACTGGTTCCGGTGGGCGACGTGGCCGCAATGACAGCCGCCATGCGCCGGATGCTGGATGATCCGCCGCCGCCGGATCAGCTCCGCTACGCGGTCCGGGAATATACGGTCGCCTTCAGCAGCCGGCGTTACCTTGAAGCCATGGGCTTTGCAGTAGACTGGACCGACCACAACCAATGCGACCAGGCGCCATGCTGATTTCCTACAGTAGGAATTTTCTCTTCGTCCACATCGCAAAGACAGGCGGTACCAGCCTGCGGGCCGCCCTGCGTCGCTATCGATGGGGCAGTTGGTACGGCGCGCCGCTCTGGCTGGCAAGCCAGGTGAGTCAGGTCACCCGCCCCCGACACAAACTCGGCCTCAAGTTTCCCCGTCACGCCAAGGCCATCGCCGCAAAGGAAATGCTGCCGGAGAAGGTCTACACCGGATTCTTCAAGTTCGCCATCGTGCGCAATCCCTGGGACTTGCAGGTCAGCTCGTTTCATCACATTCGTCGGGAAAAACCGGATGTGATGAAGGGCGTGCGCACGTTTCGGGATTTTCTGAAGCTCAAGTTCGATCCGGACCGGGAATACGACTACATGCTGGACATCTCCGCCGAGTTGCAGCACGAGTACATCGTGGATCTGCAGGGGCGCGTCATCGTCGACTTTATCGGCCGCTACGAAAACCTGCAGTCGGACTACCAGACCATCTGCCGCCGCATCGGCGTGCCACCGCCAGCACTGCCGCACCTGCGCAAGGCGGAAGACCGCAAGGACTACCGTAGCTACTACGATGCCGAACTGGTCGATCTGGTGGCCACACACTATCGCAGGGATCTGGACCTGCTCGCCTACCAGTTCGAACCAGCGGATG is part of the Natronocella acetinitrilica genome and harbors:
- a CDS encoding ExbD/TolR family protein is translated as MHFPDPPRREQGENVIPLINIVFLLLIFFMLAGALTATDPFDVEPPETRDGREAERTEDGMILLAADGRLAFEGEELAAEDLTMRLQERLAGAEPPPIKLKADADVSAEAVLDLMDLLRDVGLERLVLLTNPAES
- a CDS encoding MotA/TolQ/ExbB proton channel family protein, which translates into the protein MDGSEFLQRLSVLTELGGPVVMILLAMSVVALAIVLIKSWQFQALRLHRTGFVDGVIERLAAGRADEAAALLADERNPIARVMATAIAERQRRPEHDALVREEVGRVGARYLESLRSQLRSLEVIGALSPLLGLLGTVLGMIEAFRQLEAAGSRVDPALLSGGIWEALLTTAVGLAVAIPAVFALNWLERRVERFRHAMEDSVTRVFTQSADPEPQRLSSAAPAAELAARRAGDAH
- a CDS encoding protein-L-isoaspartate O-methyltransferase family protein yields the protein MREMNLEQARFNMVEQQVRPWDVLDPRALDVMDRVLREHFVDPKHRNLAYSDLNLPLAHGQVMLSPRQEGRILQAVAPQETEQVLEIGTGSGYLTACLATLARHVTTVDIHPEFHELAGTRLEKEGLRNVTFVDGDAARGWDDGKRYDAIAVTGSLPELHQGFHRALTIGGRLFVIVGDGPIMEALLIIRVAEDQWAVDSLVDTHIPALINAHRTRHFEF
- a CDS encoding ExbD/TolR family protein → MRIEWAPRRKRSIVSLTPLIDVVFILLVFFMLASSFLDWRSASLAIPPLGDAAAEAESELIVIRLTDSGEIVFDGEVTDRAGLDVLISQALAADSERPMVLRPEPGVPLRDIMWVVDSATAAGGTNLSLQRGGE
- a CDS encoding energy transducer TonB — its product is MSELGLRHWLVVLAIAIMVHLVVLGAWREPSADPELIVPAGVEIQLTATRGSPEGEVQPEPEPEPEPEPEPEPEPEPEPEPEPEPEPEPEPEPEPEPEPEPEPEPEPEPEPEPEPEPEPEPAPPSEDVLGLEDAPELADEEPSAEEAIAGDPEAEENYLSWLGGYLQRYREYPRQAERRRQEGTVIVRFTVDTDGAISAIEIEQSSGHGLLDDAVIALLERLSPLPDAPDRRLEDIRLPVEYRLR
- a CDS encoding rhodanese-like domain-containing protein, coding for MALARTDATQLRSRLDRDESLFLLDVREDWEFNLGHIPGSVHIPMGQITGRTDDIPQDRPIVCICHHGMRSEQVAHYLLQQGWETVENLQGGVDAWSLEVDPSVPRY
- a CDS encoding DegQ family serine endoprotease; translated protein: MKHGPLLWVFTVALCTALAAPAQASLPLEVDDGPLPSLAPMLERTTPAVVNIATRGRETVRSSPLMDDPFFRRFFDMPQQPRERRTQSLGSGVIVDAEAGFILTNHHVIQNAEQITVTLADGRELSAERIGSDRDTDLAIIRITADDLRALPLADSDQLRVGDFVIAIGNPFGLGQTVTSGIVSALGRSGLPMDGYQDYIQTDASINPGNSGGALVNLRGELVGINTAILSPAGGNIGIGFAIPMNMAQAIMEQLIAHGEVSRGRLGVSVQDLTTELAEAFGLAARSGVVVTQVFPGSAAEAAGLESGDIVAAINGRPVRQASELRNAVGLLRVGDEVRLEVIRNGERQTLSAVLTSPELETLSGAALTPRLAGVTFTMADVETRQGRENRVQVQTVEPGSRAEGSGLRVGDVVLSVNRRPVRDLTDLQAAVPANGELLLHLQRGSGALFLALR
- the waaA gene encoding lipid IV(A) 3-deoxy-D-manno-octulosonic acid transferase, whose amino-acid sequence is MRFAYTVLLYLLVPWMPLYLLWRGRRQPLYRKRWSERFFGHVPARVPRGSIWVHAASVGEVQAAGPFLRELRHRYPGIPLVVTTQTPTGALQLDRQFGDSVHHCYVPFDLPHAVAAFLNRLQPRLAIIVEMELWPNLFHGIHRRRIPLLLVNARLSASTAAGYSRVRRLMEPVLQCPTRIAAQSRDDARRLLELGAPDERLVVAGSLKFDQSVPASTREQGEVLRQQLGANRPTWIAASTREGEEEQVLAAHALVLKTLPETLLILVPRHPDRFDGVADLVQEAGFNLARRSEGGVCPAHVQVYLGDTMGELPLLYAASDIAFVGGSLVPMGAHNLLEPAALGLPVLVGLHTYNFADITRQLVEAGACDQVADANLLADAVIELLENPDRRADMGRAGRGMVEANRGATGFVIDEVKALLESSR
- a CDS encoding glycosyltransferase family 9 protein, with translation MVPVIRSLQQAWPETHITWIIGRTESVLLGDLDGVEFITFDKRAGAAGRRAVAEALSQRRFDALLLMQVALRAGWLSRVVRADQRIGFDSQRSRDFHGLFVNRRIAPHPRAHVMDGFFDFINALGVTERVLRWDIPVPEAARQRADDLVPPDQPTMVISPCSSQRVANFRNWSIASYVELVRHAHNRHGLQVIITGGPTAEERRYGESIAREAGVPVENLVGRTTLKELLAILGRAEVVVSPDSGPAHMAVAAGTPVIGLYATSNPDRTGPYLGRRWVVNRYPDAVKAHWGKSVDQVAWGRRVRRADAMDLITVADVTGRLDALMATPGAERLQERISP